A region of Thermobifida halotolerans DNA encodes the following proteins:
- a CDS encoding tyrosine-type recombinase/integrase codes for MTTPHPHGPLVPAAGRDTVPAVDNELSEAAAARIADSWAANTRTAYSRDWTAFRTWCDAHDRSALPASAATLATYVDALTRTVPPPAPATVDRALGTIQSHHTAVGLPLDTKPARMVLRSYRRERAQAGHTPRRAPALTVDQLRAMVDATGDDLVGLRDRTLCLLGFAMMARRSELAALDIDDVREVAEGLEVRVRTSKTDRDSVGAGVAVPYGSLARTCPVRTTLAWIAALAETGITTGPLLRAVDRHGRPAGTPGATVRGSGRMSGAGINHVVKTLAQRAGIDAPVTAHSLRAGAATAAAAARVPRAHIARQGRWSLRSPVVDTYIRPADAWNDNPIRHVGL; via the coding sequence ATGACCACCCCCCACCCCCACGGGCCGCTCGTCCCCGCCGCCGGCCGCGACACCGTGCCCGCCGTCGACAACGAACTGAGCGAGGCCGCGGCCGCGCGCATCGCCGACAGTTGGGCCGCCAACACCCGCACCGCCTACAGCCGTGACTGGACCGCCTTCCGCACCTGGTGCGACGCCCACGACCGCAGCGCCCTGCCCGCCTCCGCCGCCACCCTCGCCACCTACGTCGACGCCCTCACCCGCACCGTCCCGCCCCCCGCGCCCGCCACCGTCGACCGTGCCCTGGGCACCATCCAGTCCCACCACACCGCCGTCGGCCTGCCGCTGGACACCAAACCCGCCCGCATGGTCCTGCGCTCCTACCGCCGGGAACGCGCCCAGGCCGGACACACCCCGCGCCGCGCCCCCGCGCTCACCGTCGACCAGTTGCGCGCCATGGTCGACGCCACCGGCGATGACCTGGTCGGGCTGCGCGACCGCACCCTGTGCCTGCTCGGCTTCGCGATGATGGCCCGCCGCAGCGAACTGGCCGCCCTCGACATCGACGACGTCCGCGAGGTCGCCGAAGGGCTGGAGGTGCGCGTGCGCACCTCCAAGACCGACCGCGACTCCGTCGGGGCCGGTGTCGCCGTCCCCTACGGCTCGCTGGCGCGGACCTGCCCGGTGCGCACCACCCTCGCCTGGATCGCCGCGCTCGCTGAGACCGGAATCACCACCGGCCCGCTGCTGCGCGCCGTCGACCGCCACGGCCGCCCCGCCGGAACCCCCGGCGCCACGGTCCGCGGCTCCGGGCGCATGAGCGGCGCGGGTATCAACCACGTCGTCAAGACCCTCGCCCAGCGCGCCGGAATCGACGCCCCCGTCACCGCCCACTCCCTGCGCGCCGGGGCGGCCACCGCCGCCGCGGCCGCCCGCGTGCCCCGCGCCCACATCGCCCGCCAGGGCCGCTGGTCGCTGCGCTCACCCGTGGTCGACACCTACATCCGCCCCGCCGACGCGTGGAATGACAACCCCATCCGCCACGTTGGACTGTGA
- a CDS encoding FAD-dependent monooxygenase, with protein MGIDVIVVGGGPTGLMLAGELRLHGVRALVLEKETEPTEVVRALGLHVRSIEVMDQRGLLERFLAHGRKYVLGGYFAGIDKPWPDRLDTTHSYVLGIPQPAVDRLLAESVLLVLVAPLVLAVVLRRASLRFGDPARRERFVTGPAGHVVLPLLYAAVFAMFAGQARTVLACGADLLVPLAVFFAVAPLVAVAPVVGPLLELPVLALLAQLVRVRPGSAGSAARGADTPAGRGF; from the coding sequence ATGGGCATCGACGTGATCGTGGTCGGCGGTGGGCCGACCGGTTTGATGCTGGCCGGTGAACTGCGGCTGCACGGCGTGCGCGCGCTCGTGCTGGAGAAGGAGACGGAGCCGACCGAGGTCGTGCGCGCGCTCGGTCTGCACGTGCGCAGCATCGAGGTGATGGACCAGCGCGGCCTGCTGGAGCGGTTCCTCGCACACGGCCGAAAATACGTGCTCGGCGGCTACTTCGCCGGTATCGACAAGCCGTGGCCGGACCGGCTGGACACCACGCACTCCTACGTCCTCGGCATCCCCCAGCCCGCCGTCGACCGACTGCTGGCCGAGTCGGTCCTGCTCGTGCTCGTCGCCCCCCTGGTGCTGGCGGTGGTGCTGCGCCGGGCCTCCCTGCGGTTCGGGGACCCAGCCCGGCGGGAGCGGTTCGTCACCGGCCCGGCCGGGCACGTGGTGCTGCCGCTGCTGTACGCGGCCGTGTTCGCGATGTTCGCCGGGCAGGCCCGCACCGTCCTGGCCTGCGGCGCGGATCTGCTGGTCCCGCTGGCGGTCTTCTTCGCTGTGGCACCCCTGGTCGCCGTCGCCCCGGTGGTGGGACCGCTGCTGGAGCTGCCGGTACTGGCCCTACTCGCCCAGTTGGTGCGGGTCCGCCCGGGTTCCGCGGGGAGCGCCGCGCGGGGAGCCGACACCCCGGCAGGGCGGGGTTTTTGA
- a CDS encoding type II toxin-antitoxin system HicA family toxin produces the protein MSPSRLPVASGPEVVAALKRAGSEHVKTRVDHAKLRRDQKVVIVSLHRELKRGTTASVLKQSG, from the coding sequence GTGAGTCCCTCCCGTCTGCCTGTTGCTTCCGGCCCCGAAGTCGTCGCCGCCCTGAAGCGTGCGGGGTCCGAGCACGTCAAGACCAGAGTCGACCACGCCAAGCTGCGCCGCGACCAGAAGGTGGTGATCGTGTCCCTGCATCGTGAGCTGAAGCGGGGCACGACGGCGTCCGTCCTCAAGCAGAGCGGCTGA
- a CDS encoding type II toxin-antitoxin system HicB family antitoxin encodes MGRFAYLAVAVTPDPELGGHVARALDVEAASQGESREEAIAALGHALELYFEDESFDEIHSVTTADTSIAAIDIRLPA; translated from the coding sequence ATGGGGCGCTTCGCGTATCTGGCTGTTGCTGTGACCCCTGACCCGGAGTTGGGCGGGCACGTGGCGCGTGCGCTGGATGTCGAGGCGGCCTCTCAGGGAGAGAGCCGCGAGGAGGCGATCGCCGCGCTGGGACACGCGCTGGAGCTGTACTTCGAGGACGAGTCTTTCGACGAGATCCACAGCGTGACGACTGCGGACACCTCGATCGCTGCGATCGACATACGCCTGCCCGCGTGA
- a CDS encoding VanZ family protein yields MWQVLFYVTPLTVGIALVVLGAAAVVVARWRRRSPRAFAREARWLLGAAAAVYLLVLAGPMLGWDKVGTTGWDVTWNPLSAYEELRQAAVEPEGAYLVLGPGPEETLYYGARELSPEEVEQARREADPADAAFYRYPTTDSGVVWFDAHGHDVDLDTRAELEALPPPLLQAEESAALIVEEKTVNALLFVPIGILAFAAFPAWWARLAAGPALSLAIETVQWALAAGRSADVGDLLVNTAGSATGVGMVAVAALCLGLFRTNGTRHRGPATEEPEVRHPAR; encoded by the coding sequence ATGTGGCAGGTGCTGTTCTACGTGACGCCGTTGACGGTGGGCATCGCCCTGGTGGTGCTGGGCGCGGCCGCCGTGGTGGTGGCTCGATGGCGCCGCCGCTCACCGCGGGCGTTCGCGCGGGAGGCCCGGTGGCTGCTGGGCGCGGCCGCCGCGGTGTACCTGCTCGTCCTGGCCGGGCCCATGCTGGGGTGGGACAAGGTCGGCACCACCGGTTGGGACGTGACGTGGAATCCGCTGTCGGCCTACGAGGAGCTGCGCCAGGCGGCCGTCGAACCGGAGGGCGCCTACCTGGTGCTGGGGCCGGGACCGGAGGAGACCCTCTACTACGGGGCACGGGAGCTGTCACCGGAGGAGGTGGAGCAGGCCCGCCGGGAGGCCGACCCGGCTGATGCGGCCTTCTACCGCTATCCCACCACCGACAGCGGCGTGGTGTGGTTCGACGCCCACGGACACGACGTGGACCTGGACACGCGCGCGGAACTGGAGGCCCTGCCGCCTCCTCTCCTCCAGGCCGAGGAGTCGGCGGCCCTGATCGTGGAGGAGAAGACGGTCAACGCCCTGCTGTTCGTCCCGATCGGCATCCTGGCCTTCGCCGCCTTCCCCGCCTGGTGGGCCCGCTTGGCCGCGGGGCCGGCGCTGTCGCTGGCGATCGAGACGGTCCAGTGGGCGCTGGCCGCCGGGCGCAGCGCCGACGTCGGTGACCTGCTGGTCAACACGGCGGGCTCCGCGACAGGGGTGGGCATGGTCGCCGTCGCCGCCCTGTGCCTCGGCCTTTTCCGCACGAACGGCACACGACATCGCGGCCCCGCCACCGAAGAGCCAGAGGTCCGCCACCCGGCACGGTAG
- a CDS encoding DUF4158 domain-containing protein: MERGPGSKRCRRKPRCRSSRPPGVGVRQGWTPEELVDEWTLEQGDRELVGNKSGATRLGFALLLKFFQIEGCIPTYAEEIPAAAVEFVADQVTSRRPCSPSMPGSVGRSSTTVIRSATSTAHIRPPRMKRTSSPTDWPTRCARWRSTATSSPRPFGAGAAL; encoded by the coding sequence GTGGAGCGTGGGCCCGGCTCGAAACGGTGCCGCCGGAAACCGCGGTGTCGGAGCAGCCGACCACCCGGAGTGGGTGTGCGCCAGGGCTGGACCCCCGAAGAACTCGTCGACGAGTGGACACTGGAGCAAGGCGACCGAGAACTGGTCGGCAACAAGAGCGGGGCGACACGGCTCGGCTTCGCGCTGCTGCTGAAGTTCTTCCAGATCGAGGGTTGCATCCCCACCTACGCGGAGGAGATCCCGGCGGCCGCGGTGGAGTTCGTCGCCGACCAGGTGACGTCGAGGCGGCCCTGTTCGCCAAGTATGCCTGGATCGGTCGGACGATCGAGTACCACCGTTATCAGATCCGCGACAAGTACGGCACACATCCGGCCACCGAGGATGAAGAGGACCAGCTCGCCGACTGACTGGCCGACCAGGTGTGCCCGGTGGAGGTCGACCGCGACGAGCTCGCCCAGGCCGTTCGGCGCCGGTGCCGCACTCTGA
- a CDS encoding LysE/ArgO family amino acid transporter: MSAAVAGLLTGLSLIMAIGAQNAFVLRQGLRRAHVGLVVALCAASDALLIAVGVGGVGALVQQHPTVLAVLRWSGAAYLAAYGARSLWSARRPQALHAAPEREGGRWAVVATTLALTYLNPHVYLDTVLMLGSLANQHGADRWWFAAGAAAGSLAWFACLGFGARAASHVLGRPATWRLLDLAVGVVMVALALRLLLG; the protein is encoded by the coding sequence GTGTCCGCTGCTGTCGCCGGTCTGCTGACCGGACTGTCGTTGATCATGGCCATCGGCGCGCAGAACGCCTTCGTCCTGCGCCAGGGACTGCGACGCGCCCACGTCGGCCTGGTCGTCGCCCTGTGCGCCGCCTCCGACGCGCTGCTCATCGCCGTGGGGGTGGGCGGTGTGGGCGCGCTCGTGCAGCAGCATCCGACGGTGCTGGCGGTGCTGCGGTGGAGCGGTGCGGCCTACCTCGCCGCCTACGGGGCGCGGTCGCTGTGGAGCGCGCGCCGGCCCCAGGCGCTGCACGCCGCACCCGAGCGGGAGGGCGGCCGGTGGGCGGTGGTCGCCACCACGCTCGCGCTCACCTACCTCAACCCGCACGTCTACCTCGACACGGTGCTCATGCTCGGCTCACTGGCCAACCAGCACGGCGCGGACCGGTGGTGGTTCGCCGCAGGGGCCGCCGCGGGCAGTCTCGCCTGGTTCGCCTGCCTGGGGTTCGGGGCGCGTGCGGCCTCGCACGTGCTGGGCCGCCCCGCCACCTGGCGGCTGCTCGACCTGGCCGTCGGGGTCGTGATGGTCGCCCTCGCGCTGCGCCTGCTGCTCGGCTGA
- a CDS encoding LysR family transcriptional regulator ArgP has protein sequence MRVSPEQLAALVAVVDHGTFDAAARHLSVSPSAVSQRIRALESRLGRVVVARSAPCRPTEAGRVLLRLARQQQLLEREALAELHAGEHTAVEVAVAVNADSLATWFARVLDACASWPDVTVRLHVEDQDHSAALLRSGAVLAAVTSDPVAVQGCAVERLGTMRYLPVAAPALARVHGGERGTDWAAMPVVRFNAKDDLQHRLLASRGVTVSPPTHVVPSSEGFVAAVRAGLGWGMVPREQLGDDLATGRLVRLGDAEAVDVPLHWQCWRLRSERLGRVSAAVRAAAAALHR, from the coding sequence ATGCGCGTCAGTCCCGAGCAGCTCGCCGCCCTGGTCGCGGTCGTCGACCACGGCACGTTCGACGCCGCCGCACGGCACCTGTCGGTCTCCCCCTCGGCGGTCAGCCAGCGCATCCGCGCTCTGGAGTCCCGGCTGGGCCGGGTGGTGGTGGCGCGGAGTGCGCCGTGTCGGCCGACCGAGGCGGGCCGGGTGCTGCTGCGCCTGGCCCGCCAGCAGCAGCTGCTGGAACGCGAGGCGCTGGCCGAACTGCACGCCGGGGAGCACACGGCCGTGGAGGTGGCGGTCGCGGTCAACGCGGACTCGCTGGCGACCTGGTTCGCCCGGGTGCTCGACGCGTGCGCCTCGTGGCCGGACGTGACCGTGCGGCTGCACGTGGAGGACCAGGACCACTCGGCCGCGCTCCTGCGCTCCGGGGCGGTTCTCGCGGCCGTCACCTCCGATCCCGTCGCGGTGCAGGGCTGTGCGGTGGAGCGTCTCGGCACGATGCGCTACCTGCCGGTCGCCGCCCCCGCTCTGGCCCGCGTCCACGGAGGCGAGCGGGGGACCGACTGGGCGGCGATGCCCGTGGTGCGGTTCAACGCCAAGGACGACCTGCAGCACCGGCTGCTGGCCTCCCGTGGCGTCACCGTGTCCCCGCCCACGCACGTCGTGCCCTCCTCGGAGGGGTTCGTGGCCGCGGTGCGGGCGGGGCTCGGCTGGGGCATGGTGCCACGGGAGCAGTTGGGCGACGACCTGGCAACCGGGCGGCTGGTGCGGTTGGGTGACGCTGAGGCGGTCGACGTCCCGTTGCACTGGCAGTGCTGGCGGCTGCGTTCTGAGCGCCTCGGCCGCGTCAGCGCGGCCGTGCGCGCCGCCGCGGCCGCCCTGCACCGCTGA
- a CDS encoding nuclear transport factor 2 family protein, producing the protein MQTLTDRAELTDLLARHGRWLDEGRFDEARSVFTEDATVVVASGEVSGVDRIAALARRSHGGHAGTHHLTTNPLITLDGDRATLTAQQIAVFCPTPGRAASTVGEEYRMEAARTPRGWRLRRVAAEVVWRTDHEKPRGADLGQREARFPSGHPE; encoded by the coding sequence CTGCAGACCCTCACCGACCGCGCCGAGTTGACCGACCTGCTCGCCCGCCACGGCCGCTGGCTCGACGAGGGGCGCTTCGACGAGGCGCGCTCGGTCTTCACCGAGGACGCCACGGTCGTCGTGGCCTCCGGCGAGGTCAGCGGCGTCGACCGGATCGCGGCCCTGGCACGTCGCAGCCACGGCGGCCACGCCGGCACCCACCACCTGACCACCAACCCGCTCATCACCCTCGACGGCGACCGCGCCACGCTCACCGCCCAGCAGATCGCGGTCTTCTGCCCCACCCCCGGCCGCGCGGCCTCCACCGTCGGCGAGGAGTACCGCATGGAGGCGGCGCGCACCCCGCGCGGCTGGCGCCTGCGCCGCGTGGCCGCCGAGGTGGTGTGGCGCACCGACCACGAGAAGCCCCGCGGCGCAGACCTCGGACAGCGGGAGGCCCGCTTCCCGTCCGGCCACCCGGAGTGA
- a CDS encoding MarR family winged helix-turn-helix transcriptional regulator encodes MTADPTETPPRRLSGLPSRLLTQTAAHVHRLVTHGLGDFRTHHYALMAALAEAGPSSQAVLGRRCGMDRSDVTAAVTELASRGLLRRTVDPAHRRRNIVALTAEGENALRELDQRVQRLQDEAFAPLTPTERAHLAELLTRLLDHHTRP; translated from the coding sequence ATGACCGCCGATCCCACCGAGACGCCTCCCCGCCGACTGAGTGGCCTGCCCAGCCGTCTGCTGACCCAGACGGCCGCACACGTCCACCGCCTGGTCACGCACGGCCTGGGAGACTTCCGCACCCACCACTACGCCCTGATGGCCGCCCTGGCCGAAGCGGGACCGTCCAGCCAGGCCGTGCTGGGCCGCCGCTGCGGGATGGACCGCAGCGACGTCACCGCCGCGGTCACCGAACTGGCCTCCCGGGGACTCCTCCGACGCACCGTGGACCCCGCCCACCGCCGCCGCAACATCGTCGCCCTGACCGCCGAGGGCGAGAACGCGCTACGCGAGTTGGACCAGCGGGTGCAGCGCCTCCAGGACGAGGCGTTTGCGCCCCTGACCCCGACAGAGCGCGCCCACCTGGCCGAACTCCTCACCCGTCTCCTGGACCACCACACCCGTCCCTGA
- the chrA gene encoding chromate efflux transporter — protein sequence MSGRTTAPAPGRGTVGEVFGAFLLLGLTSFGGPVAHLGYFREAFVVRRRWLTETAYADLVALCQFLPGPASSQVGMAIGLRRAGYAGMAAAWVAFTLPSAALLAAFALGVQAVGAQPGAGWLLGLKAAAVAVVAHAVVGMATSLASGRRQATIAVASLVLVLLLPSTLSQVAAIALGAALGAVWLTTAPPADGDAAAPGVPVRRTTALACLAVFAALLAGLPLLAALTGNTALATADGFYRAGSLVFGGGHVVLPLLEAEVVGTGAVDHESFLAGYGAAQAVPGPLFTFAAYLGALLPVAANPLLGAALALAAIFLPSALLVVGTLPFWEQLRTAAHARRAVAGAGAAVVGILAAALYDPVFVQGVVSPATMAVAAVAFVALAVWRAPAWAVVLAASAVGALAL from the coding sequence ATGAGCGGGCGGACCACGGCGCCGGCTCCCGGACGCGGGACGGTCGGCGAGGTGTTCGGCGCCTTCCTGCTGCTGGGACTGACCTCCTTCGGCGGACCGGTGGCGCACCTGGGCTACTTCCGGGAGGCGTTCGTGGTGCGGCGCCGCTGGCTCACCGAGACCGCCTACGCCGACCTGGTGGCGCTGTGCCAGTTCCTGCCCGGCCCGGCCTCCAGCCAGGTCGGCATGGCCATCGGCCTGCGCCGCGCCGGATACGCGGGTATGGCCGCGGCGTGGGTGGCCTTCACCCTGCCCTCGGCGGCGCTGCTGGCGGCCTTCGCCCTGGGGGTCCAGGCCGTGGGAGCCCAGCCCGGAGCCGGGTGGCTGCTCGGACTCAAGGCCGCGGCGGTGGCCGTGGTCGCCCACGCCGTGGTGGGCATGGCCACCAGCCTGGCCTCGGGCAGACGCCAGGCCACGATCGCGGTGGCCTCTCTGGTCCTGGTCCTGCTGCTGCCCTCGACCCTGAGCCAGGTCGCGGCCATCGCCCTGGGCGCTGCGCTGGGCGCGGTGTGGCTCACCACGGCGCCGCCCGCCGACGGCGACGCGGCCGCCCCCGGCGTTCCCGTGCGCCGCACGACCGCCCTGGCCTGCCTGGCCGTGTTCGCCGCCCTGCTGGCGGGGCTGCCCCTCCTGGCCGCGCTGACCGGCAACACGGCCCTGGCCACGGCGGACGGCTTCTACCGCGCCGGATCGCTGGTCTTCGGCGGCGGACACGTGGTGCTGCCGCTGCTGGAGGCCGAGGTCGTGGGCACCGGAGCGGTGGACCACGAGTCCTTCCTGGCCGGCTACGGCGCGGCGCAGGCCGTGCCCGGACCGCTGTTCACCTTCGCCGCCTACCTGGGGGCGCTGCTGCCCGTGGCCGCAAACCCGCTGCTGGGGGCGGCGCTGGCCCTGGCGGCGATCTTCCTGCCCTCGGCGCTGCTGGTCGTGGGCACCCTGCCGTTCTGGGAACAGCTGCGCACCGCCGCGCACGCCCGGCGCGCGGTGGCCGGGGCCGGTGCGGCGGTGGTGGGGATCCTCGCCGCGGCCCTGTACGACCCGGTCTTCGTCCAGGGGGTGGTCTCGCCCGCGACGATGGCCGTGGCCGCGGTCGCGTTCGTGGCCCTGGCGGTGTGGCGCGCCCCCGCCTGGGCGGTGGTCCTGGCGGCCAGCGCGGTCGGGGCGCTGGCCCTGTGA
- a CDS encoding heavy metal translocating P-type ATPase has translation MTRHDPHDAPTAAPDDDRCCGHDEDGEDVDHVWQVGEIRLGALSGLLLLCGFLLELADQRVWALLPYTAALVAGGATFVPETLAKLLRGRIGVDTLMTIGAVGATALGQVEEAAALAFLYSLSEGLEEYSVVRTRRGLRALLDLVPRTATVRRDGQEREVDPDDLAVGDVLLVRPGERLATDGIVREGRASLDVSALTGESVPVEAGPGDEVFAGSVNGSAALEVEVTATADDNSLARIVHIVESEQSRKGVTQRLTDRIARPLVPGILVVAALIAAAGALLGEALLWVERALVVVVAASPCALAISVPVTVVASVGAASRRGVLIKGGAALEALGRVRTVALDKTGTLTRNEPAVVAVAAAPGHDRDTVLRLAAALEARSEHPLARAVLRAAPAVPRATEVEAVPGAGLFGVCDGRRLRLGRAGWIEPGVLADDVARMQREGATTVLVEVDGAVVGAVAVRDDLRPEAAEAVARLRAGGHDVVMLTGDNAATAHALAERAGIGEVHADLRPEDKSRIVGRLRGSGRVTAMVGDGVNDAPALATADVGVAMGAMGADVAVETADVALMGDDLRLLPGALAHARRSRRIILQNVVVSLALIAVLIPLALAGVLGLAAVVLVHEVAEFVIILNGVRAGRTTRLRLDTPAPAGASEAAVR, from the coding sequence ATGACCCGACACGACCCCCACGACGCGCCCACCGCCGCCCCCGACGACGACCGGTGCTGCGGCCACGACGAGGACGGCGAGGACGTCGACCACGTCTGGCAGGTCGGCGAGATCCGCCTGGGCGCGCTGTCCGGGCTGCTGCTGCTGTGCGGGTTCCTGCTGGAGTTGGCCGACCAGCGGGTCTGGGCGCTGCTGCCCTACACCGCCGCCCTCGTGGCGGGCGGGGCCACGTTCGTGCCCGAGACCCTGGCCAAACTGCTCCGCGGCAGGATCGGCGTCGACACCCTCATGACGATCGGCGCGGTGGGCGCCACCGCGCTCGGCCAGGTCGAGGAGGCCGCCGCGCTGGCCTTCCTCTACTCGCTCAGCGAGGGCCTGGAGGAGTACTCCGTGGTCCGCACCCGCAGAGGGCTGCGCGCCCTGCTCGACCTGGTCCCCCGCACCGCCACCGTCCGGCGCGACGGACAGGAGCGCGAGGTCGACCCGGACGACCTCGCCGTCGGCGACGTCCTGCTCGTCCGGCCGGGCGAGCGCCTGGCCACCGACGGGATCGTCCGCGAGGGGCGCGCCAGCCTGGACGTCTCGGCCCTCACCGGCGAGTCGGTGCCGGTCGAGGCCGGTCCCGGAGACGAGGTCTTCGCCGGGTCCGTCAACGGCAGCGCGGCCCTGGAGGTCGAGGTGACCGCCACGGCCGACGACAACTCCCTGGCCCGCATCGTCCACATCGTGGAGTCGGAGCAGTCCCGCAAGGGCGTCACCCAGCGCCTGACCGACCGGATCGCCCGCCCGCTGGTGCCGGGCATCCTCGTCGTCGCCGCCCTCATCGCCGCCGCGGGGGCCCTCCTCGGCGAGGCGCTGCTGTGGGTGGAGCGTGCCCTGGTCGTCGTGGTCGCCGCGTCCCCGTGCGCGCTGGCGATCTCGGTGCCCGTCACGGTCGTCGCCTCCGTCGGCGCCGCCAGCAGACGCGGCGTCCTCATCAAGGGCGGCGCGGCCCTGGAGGCCCTCGGCAGGGTCCGCACCGTCGCCCTCGACAAGACCGGCACCCTGACCCGCAACGAACCGGCCGTCGTCGCGGTGGCCGCCGCCCCCGGCCACGACCGCGACACGGTGCTGAGGCTGGCCGCCGCCCTGGAGGCGCGCAGCGAGCACCCGTTGGCCCGCGCGGTCCTGCGCGCGGCCCCCGCCGTCCCGAGAGCCACGGAGGTGGAGGCGGTGCCCGGCGCGGGGCTGTTCGGCGTCTGCGACGGCCGTCGACTGCGTCTGGGGCGTGCGGGCTGGATCGAGCCGGGCGTGCTCGCCGACGACGTCGCCCGCATGCAGCGGGAGGGCGCCACGACCGTGCTGGTGGAGGTCGACGGCGCGGTCGTCGGCGCGGTCGCGGTCCGCGACGACCTGCGGCCGGAGGCCGCCGAGGCCGTCGCCCGTCTGCGCGCCGGCGGCCACGACGTGGTGATGCTCACCGGCGACAACGCCGCCACCGCCCACGCCCTGGCCGAACGCGCCGGAATCGGTGAGGTCCACGCCGATCTGCGCCCGGAGGACAAGTCCCGCATCGTGGGCCGGCTGCGCGGCTCGGGTCGCGTCACCGCGATGGTCGGCGACGGCGTCAACGACGCCCCGGCCCTGGCCACCGCGGATGTGGGCGTGGCCATGGGCGCGATGGGCGCGGACGTGGCCGTGGAGACCGCCGATGTGGCCCTCATGGGCGACGACCTGCGGCTGCTGCCCGGGGCGTTGGCGCACGCCCGCCGCTCCCGGCGGATCATCCTGCAAAACGTCGTGGTCTCCCTCGCGCTGATCGCGGTGCTGATCCCGTTGGCGCTGGCCGGGGTGCTGGGCCTGGCCGCGGTGGTGCTGGTCCACGAGGTCGCGGAGTTCGTCATCATCCTCAACGGCGTGCGCGCGGGCCGCACCACCCGGTTGCGGCTGGACACCCCCGCCCCCGCAGGGGCGAGCGAGGCGGCGGTCCGCTGA
- a CDS encoding ArsR/SmtB family transcription factor: protein MTMTPEENGETGEGTVLAPDALAPTAALFRGLSDPTRLAILHHLTFGEHRVRDLTDHLGLAQSTISAHLSCLRDCGLVTSRPRGRASLFSLTSAPELLDVLTAAKRLLHSTGDAPALCPNYGVDAPTRPAPPTSPDTERPT, encoded by the coding sequence ATGACGATGACACCGGAAGAAAATGGTGAGACGGGCGAAGGGACCGTCCTCGCCCCCGACGCGCTGGCCCCGACGGCCGCGCTGTTCCGCGGCCTGTCGGACCCGACCCGGCTGGCGATCCTGCACCACCTCACCTTCGGCGAGCACCGGGTACGGGACCTGACCGACCACCTGGGACTGGCGCAGTCGACGATCAGCGCCCACCTGTCCTGCCTGCGCGACTGCGGCCTGGTCACCTCCCGCCCCCGGGGCCGGGCCTCGCTGTTCTCCCTGACCAGCGCCCCCGAACTGCTGGACGTGCTCACCGCGGCGAAGCGGCTGCTGCACTCCACCGGGGACGCCCCCGCGCTGTGCCCGAACTACGGCGTCGACGCCCCGACCCGCCCCGCACCCCCGACCTCCCCTGACACGGAGCGGCCGACATGA
- a CDS encoding dihydrofolate reductase family protein: MRTLTYYVGTTIDGFIAGPGDEVDFYPVGGDLVDWFVSDIPDVLPTHVRARLGVADVANTRFDTVIQGRRTYEPALAAGITSPYAHLRQYVVSRSMTRSPDPAVRIVSGDALEAVRALKAEDGLGVYLAGGAALAGALLPEIDELVVKLYPVVAGSGVPLFTADFSPRHFALAGSRVFDSGVVVLTYTRAPGGAASA; the protein is encoded by the coding sequence GTGCGCACACTGACCTACTACGTCGGCACGACCATCGACGGCTTCATCGCCGGTCCCGGCGACGAGGTCGACTTCTACCCCGTCGGCGGGGACCTCGTCGACTGGTTCGTCTCCGACATCCCCGACGTGCTGCCCACGCACGTGCGTGCCCGGCTGGGGGTGGCCGATGTCGCCAACACCCGTTTCGACACCGTCATCCAGGGGCGGCGCACCTACGAGCCCGCGCTGGCGGCCGGGATCACCAGCCCGTACGCCCACCTGCGCCAGTACGTGGTCTCCCGCTCGATGACCCGCAGTCCCGATCCGGCGGTGCGGATCGTCTCCGGCGATGCGCTGGAGGCGGTCCGCGCGCTCAAGGCGGAGGACGGGTTGGGCGTCTACCTGGCGGGCGGGGCCGCGCTGGCGGGCGCGCTGCTGCCGGAGATCGACGAGTTGGTCGTCAAGCTCTACCCGGTCGTCGCCGGATCGGGCGTTCCGCTGTTCACCGCCGACTTCTCCCCCCGGCACTTCGCGCTGGCGGGCAGTCGCGTCTTCGACAGCGGGGTGGTCGTCCTCACCTACACGCGCGCACCGGGCGGGGCCGCGTCGGCGTGA